In Ostrea edulis chromosome 4, xbOstEdul1.1, whole genome shotgun sequence, a single window of DNA contains:
- the LOC125671585 gene encoding NAD kinase 2, mitochondrial-like translates to MKINHVDIFVMASQIWTQQHNAFHFVRSNKVTQTLKNFVYKNSRTYGTDQFKPKKAVVLRKMTRYEFEKMVSKGSSEEELKNYLEGKRSDYNGLRSRHENHCRSIDSITKSLVNHGIETKVVSRHQFTSDLIQWADVLFTAGGDGTYLLAASKVFDHHKPLIGINTDPSRSEGCLCLPKEQYSGVRFEHALQRLLEGKFRWKRRQRIRITMSGHHENDEAIELHDQQLQFYEHRFSEHVGESETYRQNVNVLENSTSPRVLPVLALNEVFIGECLSSRVSYYKIKVDDHSIEKHKSSGIAVCTGTGSTSWFYHINNLPQQAIKTILGYANELMPGGKTNLLDSNLIYKVTQRYNDSLKFDPSEPKMAFTTRDPVRNGVFQVGNPKGFAKQIQICSRMWDACLVVDGGSSFKFNDGAVATLEIREEDALKTVVFD, encoded by the exons ATGAAAATCAACCACGTTGACATATTTGTTATGGCTAGTCAAATTTGGACACAGCAACACAATGCATTCCATTTCGTTCGTTCAAACAAGGTCACTCAGACCCTTAaaaactttgtttacaaaaactCGAGGACCTATGGCACCGACCAATTTAAGCCTAAGAAAGCTGTAGTGCTGAGGAAAATGACAAGATACGAGTTTGAGAAGATGGTATCTAAAGGATCAAGTGAAGAGGAACTAAAAAActat CTTGAAGGCAAACGTTCTGATTACAATGGATTAAGAAGCCGTCATGAAAACCATTGCAGAAGTATAGACAGCATTACAAAGTCATTGGT GAACCATGGAATAGAGACCAAAGTTGTGTCACGTCATCAGTTCACTTCAGACCTTATCCAATGGGCAGATGTTTTATTCACAGCTGGAGGCGATGGAACTTACTTGTTAGCTGCTAGCAAAGTGTTTGACCACCACAAGCCTCTGATCGGAATCAACACAGACCCCTCAAG GTCAGAGGGATGTCTGTGCCTCCCAAAAGAGCAGTATTCAGGAGTAAGGTTTGAACATGCATTACAAAGACTTCTAGAGGGAAAATTCAG ATGGAAAAGACGTCAGCGAATCCGTATCACAATGTCTGGACATCATGAGAATGATGAAGCAATAGAACTTCATGATCAACAGCTCCAGTTTTATGAACACAGATTTTCTGAACATGTAGGAGAGAGTGAGACATACAGACAGAATGTGAATGTGTTGGAGAACTCCACCAGTCCGAGAGTTCTTCCTGTGTTGGCACTCAATGAGGTGTTTATAGGTGAATGCTTGTCCTCCAG GGTCTCATACTATAAAATTAAGGTAGATGACCATTCCATTGAGAAGCATAAGAGTTCAGGTATAGCCGTCTGTACAGGAACGGGGTCAACTTCTTGGTTTTATCACATAAACAACCTTCCACAGCAGGCAATAAAGACCATACTGGGATATG CCAATGAATTAATGCCAGGTGGAAAAACTAATTTGCTGGATTCAAATCTCATCTATAAAGTTACCCAGAGATACAATGACTCGTTGAAGTTTGACCCCAGTGAACCTAAAATGGCTTTCACAACCAGGGACCCTGTCCGAAATG gtGTCTTTCAAGTGGGAAATCCTAAAGGATTTGCCAAACA AATTCAGATTTGTTCCAGGATGTGGGATGCCTGTTTAGTAGTGGACGGTGGCTCGTCATTTAAGTTCAATGATGGGGCTGTCGCAACACTGGAAATCAGAGAGGAGGATGCTCTAAAGACAGTTGTATTTGATTGA